The Danio rerio strain Tuebingen ecotype United States chromosome 10, GRCz12tu, whole genome shotgun sequence genome contains a region encoding:
- the cldn5b gene encoding claudin-5b, translated as MANMISACLEIVGLCLTVTGTLLVMVACGLPMWKVSAFIEGNIVVAQNIWDGLWMSCVVQSTGQMQCKMHDSVLALTTDLQTARALTVISAVLGVLALMITIAGAQCTNCINTESIKSKVVNAGGVMYIVAGLFVLIPLCWMANNIISDFYDPQVPYAKKREIGAALYIGWAASAMLLVGGAILCFSRPHDEKSTYPLKYIPPPTKGTSINGDYDKRNYV; from the coding sequence atggcaaATATGATTTCTGCATGTCTGGAGATTGTTGGACTCTGCTTGACCGTCACCGGGACTCTTTTGGTGATGGTAGCCTGTGGGTTGCCCATGTGGAAAGTGTCCGCCTTCATTGAAGGCAACATTGTGGTGGCGCAAAACATCTGGGACGGGCTGTGGATGTCCTGCGTTGTTCAAAGCACAGGTCAGATGCAATGCAAAATGCACGACTCTGTCTTGGCGCTGACCACTGACCTCCAGACAGCTCGGGCTCTGACTGTCATCTCTGCGGTTTTGGGGGTCCTGGCTCTCATGATAACCATCGCCGGTGCTCAATGCACCAATTGCATCAACACGGAGTCCATCAAATCCAAAGTGGTCAACGCCGGAGGCGTGATGTACATCGTCGCAGGCTTGTTTGTTCTGATTCCTCTGTGCTGGATGGCCAATAACATCATCTCAGACTTCTACGATCCTCAAGTTCCCTACGCCAAAAAGAGAGAAATCGGAGCTGCGCTGTACATCGGATGGGCAGCATCTGCAATGCTTCTGGTCGGAGGAGCGATTCTGTGTTTCTCCCGTCCACATGATGAGAAATCCACATATCCACTTAAATATATCCCTCCGCCGACAAAAGGCACATCGATCAATGGGGACTATGATAAACGAAACTACGTCTGA